Proteins encoded within one genomic window of Triticum aestivum cultivar Chinese Spring chromosome 2D, IWGSC CS RefSeq v2.1, whole genome shotgun sequence:
- the LOC123052027 gene encoding uncharacterized protein, with protein MERPAPVRKSHTNTADLLAWPEGAQPELADGATPPPNRRPHQPSEAIHKVVFGGQVTEEEAESLNKRKQCSAPKWKEMTGSGIFAAGGEAEEDESANASATPVRTASKNYQAISTISHISFAEDESVSPKKPTSIAEVAKQRELSGTLQSEDDSKLKKQVSNAKSKELSGHGIFSPPEDLRPRNSENGSTSQTPGKNAQVSSIKFGEADDADSVVKTAKKIPTKKFNDLTGNNIFKGDAAEAPGTAEKQLSDAKLKEMSGSNIFADGKAPARDFLGGIRKPPGGESSIALV; from the exons atggagaggCCGGCGCCGGTGAGGAAGTCCCACACCAACACGGCGGACCTGCTGGCGTGGCCGGAGGGGGCGCAGCCGGAGCTCGCCGACGGGGCCACGCCGCCGCCCAACCGCCGCCCGCACCAG CCGTCGGAGGCGATCCACAAGGTGGTGTTCGGCGGGCAGgtcacggaggaggaggccgagagcCTCAACAAGAG GAAACAATGCTCGGCTCCCAAGTGGAAGGAGATGACAGGAAGCGGCATATTTGCAGCTGGAGGTGAGGCTGAGGAAGACGAATCCGCTAACGCTTCTGCAACACCCGTCCGAACGGCTTCAAAGAATTATCAG GCAATCAGTACCATAAGTCACATCTCCTTTGCTGAGGACGAAAGTGTTTCTCCCAAGAAGCCAACCTCCATAGCCGAGGTGGCAAAGCAGCGAGAGCTAAGTGGCACGCTCCAGAGCGAGGATGACAGCAAGCTGAAGAAGCAGGTATCCAATGCGAAATCGAAGGAGCTGAGCGGCCACGGCATCTTTTCTCCTCCAGAGGACCTCAGGCCACGCAACTCGGAGAACGGCTCGACCTCGCAGACGCCAGGGAAGAACGCACAG GTGAGCAGCATCAAATTCGGAGAGGCCGACGACGCCGACAGCGTGGTGAAGACCGCGAAGAAGATCCCGACGAAGAAGTTCAACGACCTGACGGGCAACAACATCTTCAAGGGCGACGCCGCGGAGGCCCCCGGCACGGCGGAGAAGCAGCTGAGCGACGCCAAGCTCAAGGAGATGAGCGGCAGCAACATCTTCGCCGACGGCAAGGCGCCGGCCCGGGACTTCCTCGGCGGCATCCGCAAGCCCCCCGGCGGCGAGAGCAGCATCGCGCTGGTCTAA